Within Pseudomonas alloputida, the genomic segment CACGGAGAGGTAGTTTCAATGACCGCCAATGCAACTGAAACCGCGGCTGGTTTGGCATCACCGATCAGCCATGCTGCTGTGTCCCGCAAAAACCTGTTGGAGCCGGCGATTCTGCCGATCAAACGGCAACAACGCTCGATCGGAACGCTGGGGTTCACCTGGATATGGATCGGTATCGCATTCATGATCGCGACCTTTCAGTTAGGCGCCACTGGAGTCTCCGGCCTCTCACTGATCCAGGTGGTGCTGGTCATTCTGCTGGCCAACTTCATGCTGGCCTTGCTCATGACGCTGACGGCAGATATCGGCACCGAGCATGGCCTGTCCTTTGCGGTTTACTTACGCGCACCCTTCGGCATCTACGGCACGCATATCCCTTCGCTGTTTAGAGGGGTGATTGCGGCGATCTGGTTCGGGATCCAGACCTATCTCGGCGCGCTGGCCTTGAGCGGCATTATCGAATACCTGACGGGGTTCGACAATTGGCCTCTCTGGTATGTGATCTTTGCCACGGTGCAGATCATCAACACGGCGATGGGTATCAAGGCCGTGGAGTTTCTTTCCTCGATTGCGGCGCCTGCGATCATCGCCATCTCGGTATGGATGTACCTGACCCTGGATGTACTCGCGTCCACCAAGGGTTTGAATATCTGGACCTTTGTCGGTGACAGGCAACTGACATTGACCACGCTGTTTCTGGCTAACGTGGCGTTCTGGTCAACCCTGGCCATCGATATTCCGAACATCACGCGCTATCTCAAGACACCCTTGGATTCCCGGCGTTTTTTCAAGCGCAATAAACATGTGCTGCTCGCCCAGTTGCTCGCGTTGCCATTGACCCAGACCTGGATTGCCCTGATCGGCGCGGTATCGTTCATCGCGGCTGGCGACTGGAACCCGATCAATGTTATCCAGGCGCAAAGCACGGGTATCAGTCTGATCGTACTGATGCTGCTGGTCGTTTTGGCACAGTGGTCAACCAACACGGCGGCCAATCTGATTCCGGCGGCACTGACCTTCGTCAACGCGGGCGCGCCGTATGTGAAATACCCCGTGGCCGTGGTGATCGCCGGCATCATTGGCACGCTTTCCATGCCTTGGGCCATCCTAGATAATCTGTTTGCCTTCCTGTTTTCCTATGGATCATTTCTATCGGCGATCGGTGGCATCATGATCGCTGACTACTATTTGCTGAGATGCAGGCGCCTGAACGTTCCTGCACTCTATGAAGTGCAGGGG encodes:
- a CDS encoding NCS1 family transporter, which gives rise to MTANATETAAGLASPISHAAVSRKNLLEPAILPIKRQQRSIGTLGFTWIWIGIAFMIATFQLGATGVSGLSLIQVVLVILLANFMLALLMTLTADIGTEHGLSFAVYLRAPFGIYGTHIPSLFRGVIAAIWFGIQTYLGALALSGIIEYLTGFDNWPLWYVIFATVQIINTAMGIKAVEFLSSIAAPAIIAISVWMYLTLDVLASTKGLNIWTFVGDRQLTLTTLFLANVAFWSTLAIDIPNITRYLKTPLDSRRFFKRNKHVLLAQLLALPLTQTWIALIGAVSFIAAGDWNPINVIQAQSTGISLIVLMLLVVLAQWSTNTAANLIPAALTFVNAGAPYVKYPVAVVIAGIIGTLSMPWAILDNLFAFLFSYGSFLSAIGGIMIADYYLLRCRRLNVPALYEVQGQFFYWRGFNPAGLLAWGISSALAFFSGDWAFVTGFIGGLVIYAVLMKYWVVKRYPQLELLRPDSDDLLATSVGMNWSYDRHTDSFHRTAVNNPTETGVSGSQSPAA